A section of the Roseivirga sp. BDSF3-8 genome encodes:
- a CDS encoding sulfatase — MRPLFYLILLLLPAAHACQQATGRQAPPQNLQLQQTGNKPKNIVFILSDDHRYDFMGFTGKVPFLQTPAMDRMAAGGVHVENAFVTTSLCSPSRASILTGQFSHRHGVIDNQSLVADSSVFFPEYLQKAGYNTAFIGKWHMGEHHADPRPGFDHWVSFRGQGQYYNPTLNVDGKEKAFKDSTYVTDLLTDYALDFIKEQDGEKPFFLYLSHKGVHSEFAPAPRHRDAYLGEEPAYPPSMYPPATDTLDYRYHLLPNWVKAQRNSWHGVDYMYHGQISFPEFYRRYNETLLSVDESIGQVLDYLEQNDMLDNTLIFYMGDNGFSFGEHGLIDKRHAYEESIRVPLLVYGGGDMIKQGKISQMVQNIDIAPTLLELAGLTKPANMDGASFTPLLKGQDIPWRDRIYYEYFWERPFPQTPTVHAVRTDKYKYIRYYGIWDINELYDLENDPWEMRNLITEDSLKPLSKELRNDLFDWLEESGGMSIPLRRDRGARFDHYYRDTY; from the coding sequence ATGAGACCCCTGTTTTACCTCATACTTCTTTTGCTGCCCGCCGCCCACGCCTGCCAACAGGCCACCGGGCGGCAGGCTCCCCCACAGAACCTGCAGCTACAGCAGACAGGCAATAAGCCCAAAAACATCGTGTTTATCCTCAGTGATGACCACCGCTACGACTTCATGGGCTTCACCGGTAAAGTCCCCTTTCTGCAGACCCCCGCTATGGACCGCATGGCCGCCGGGGGCGTGCATGTGGAAAACGCCTTCGTTACCACATCACTCTGCTCACCCAGCCGCGCCTCCATACTGACCGGGCAGTTCTCACACCGCCACGGCGTCATAGACAACCAGTCACTCGTCGCTGACTCATCCGTGTTTTTTCCCGAGTACCTGCAAAAGGCCGGCTACAATACCGCCTTTATAGGTAAGTGGCACATGGGCGAACACCACGCCGACCCACGCCCCGGCTTCGACCACTGGGTCAGCTTCCGCGGACAAGGCCAGTACTACAACCCCACCCTCAATGTAGACGGGAAAGAAAAAGCCTTTAAAGACAGCACCTACGTCACCGACCTCCTCACAGACTATGCCCTCGACTTTATCAAAGAACAGGACGGAGAAAAACCCTTCTTCCTCTACCTCTCACACAAAGGCGTACACTCCGAGTTTGCCCCCGCCCCCCGGCACCGCGATGCCTACCTCGGCGAAGAACCCGCCTACCCTCCCAGCATGTACCCCCCTGCCACCGACACCCTCGACTACCGCTACCACCTCCTGCCCAACTGGGTAAAGGCACAGCGCAATAGCTGGCATGGAGTAGACTACATGTACCACGGGCAAATCTCCTTTCCCGAGTTCTACCGCCGGTACAATGAGACCCTCCTCTCCGTAGACGAAAGCATAGGCCAGGTACTCGACTACCTCGAGCAAAATGATATGCTCGATAACACCCTCATCTTCTACATGGGAGACAATGGCTTTTCATTTGGCGAGCATGGCCTTATAGATAAGCGCCACGCCTACGAAGAGAGCATCCGCGTGCCCCTGCTCGTATATGGCGGCGGTGACATGATCAAACAAGGCAAGATCAGCCAGATGGTGCAGAACATCGACATTGCACCCACCCTACTCGAACTCGCAGGTCTCACAAAACCCGCCAACATGGACGGCGCCTCATTCACCCCCCTGCTAAAAGGCCAGGACATCCCCTGGCGCGACAGGATATACTACGAATACTTCTGGGAGAGACCCTTTCCCCAGACCCCCACCGTACATGCCGTACGGACCGATAAGTACAAGTACATACGCTACTACGGCATCTGGGACATCAACGAACTATACGACCTGGAAAACGACCCCTGGGAAATGCGCAACCTCATCACCGAAGACTCCCTCAAGCCCCTCAGTAAAGAGCTGCGAAACGACCTCTTCGACTGGCTCGAAGAGTCCGGCGGCATGTCCATACCCCTCCGCAGAGACCGCGGGGCCAGGTTCGATCATTACTACCGCGATACGTATTAA
- a CDS encoding glucoamylase family protein: MFKYTGILCLCSIWLLIACSDEQTATNSGQNPPPDTVPSLSDQELFDMVHEQTFRYFYDYAEPQSGVARERFHADNVYPQDDKNIVTSGGGGFGVMALLVGIERGWITRQQGYQRLRQIVDFLETADRFHGVWPHWMNGETGQVKPFSAKDNGGDLVETSFMIQGLLCVRQYFKDGSQEEQQLAADIDTLWQEVEWDWYRRDGENVLYWHWSPNFGWDMNFPLRGYNECLITYVLAASSPTHGIPAEVYHEGWARNGNIVDPVEAYGHRLDLHHNGAEAYGGPLFWAHYSYLGLDPRNLSDRYTNYWEHNTNHSLINYDWCVENPNNYEGYGENCWGLTASYSVNGYAGHRPGNDLGVISPTAALSSIPYTPDKSMAAMRYFYEELGSKVWGVAGFYDAFSEEKNFYPQRYLAIDQGPIVVMMENHRTGLLWDLFMSCPEVQQGLDKLDFTY, encoded by the coding sequence ATGTTCAAATACACCGGTATACTCTGCCTCTGCAGTATCTGGCTGCTCATAGCTTGTTCCGATGAACAAACCGCTACAAACTCCGGCCAGAACCCCCCACCCGACACAGTACCCTCCCTTAGCGACCAGGAGCTGTTCGACATGGTGCATGAGCAGACCTTCCGCTACTTTTACGACTACGCCGAACCACAGTCCGGGGTGGCCCGCGAGCGTTTCCATGCCGACAATGTATACCCCCAGGACGATAAGAATATCGTTACCTCAGGCGGTGGTGGCTTTGGCGTTATGGCCCTCCTCGTAGGAATAGAGCGCGGCTGGATCACCAGGCAGCAAGGCTACCAACGACTACGTCAAATTGTCGACTTTCTCGAAACAGCCGACCGCTTTCATGGCGTGTGGCCACATTGGATGAACGGCGAAACCGGGCAGGTGAAGCCCTTTAGCGCCAAAGACAACGGCGGCGACCTCGTGGAGACCTCCTTCATGATACAGGGACTCCTTTGCGTAAGACAATACTTTAAAGACGGCAGCCAGGAAGAACAGCAACTTGCCGCCGATATAGACACCCTCTGGCAGGAAGTCGAATGGGACTGGTACCGCCGCGACGGAGAAAACGTGCTTTACTGGCACTGGTCACCCAATTTTGGCTGGGACATGAACTTCCCCCTCCGCGGCTATAACGAGTGCCTCATCACCTACGTACTCGCAGCCTCATCACCCACCCACGGCATACCCGCAGAAGTATACCATGAGGGCTGGGCACGTAACGGAAACATCGTAGACCCCGTCGAAGCCTACGGACACCGCCTAGACCTCCACCATAATGGCGCCGAAGCCTATGGAGGCCCCCTATTCTGGGCACACTACAGCTACCTCGGGCTAGACCCCCGCAACCTCAGCGACCGCTACACCAACTACTGGGAGCACAATACCAACCATAGCCTCATCAACTATGACTGGTGCGTCGAAAACCCCAATAACTACGAAGGCTATGGCGAAAACTGCTGGGGGCTTACCGCCAGCTACAGCGTAAACGGCTACGCCGGCCACCGGCCCGGCAACGACCTTGGCGTGATATCACCCACCGCTGCCCTCTCCTCCATACCCTACACACCCGATAAAAGCATGGCCGCCATGCGCTACTTCTACGAAGAGCTCGGCAGCAAAGTATGGGGCGTGGCCGGATTCTATGACGCCTTTAGCGAAGAGAAGAACTTCTATCCCCAGCGCTACCTCGCCATAGACCAGGGCCCCATTGTCGTAATGATGGAAAACCACCGTACAGGACTCCTGTGGGACCTTTTCATGTCTTGCCCCGAAGTACAGCAAGGGCTCGATAAGCTTGATTTCACCTATTAA
- a CDS encoding SusC/RagA family TonB-linked outer membrane protein: MREIYGQLRATGASLLLLLLFTTIAIPLSAQDTSLIRGKVTDETGEALPGVNVYVAGTNRGTTTDVDGNYSLQVSADATTLVYSFVGYTQETVDINGRSTMNVQLYPSVETLQEIVVVGYGEQRKRDVTGAINSVDGERISRIPTSSVAQALQGQVAGVTVTPTSGEPGASAAIRIRGVGTLNNSNPIFVVDGMIVDNIDFLNPNDIKSIEVLKDASATAIYGTRGANGVVIVSTNQGAYDQPTKVNFSASYGVQRVIDEIDLVNASQFAELANELAVNEGGTPLYPNPSSFGEGTNWQDEVFRNAAIQDYQVNLFGGSEKINYNVALNYFRQEGIIIGSDFERYTLRINNEYKLADPVTLGHNLAFIYNNSNTSPNLVVNAYRAYPIFEPFDEDGFAPLDPVGNPIAAQFYDRNDNFALRSVGNIYLDVDILKDLTFRTNFGVNLGRRERKSYTPEFFVSPIQQAQQDRLTVSGTNDRDILWENTLRYNKEFGDHSLSAVVGYTVQDIYIEEFNASISGLPGEGKNFWYLSAGDATTFALGSAGDNEAGENQLESYLARVNYAYKGKYLLTASFRRDGSSRFGDDNRYGNFPAVGVGWRISEEPFMANVALINDLKLRASYGITGNERIGNYQFVPLVQGNLNAVFGVDETVVFGATPVAAANSNLRWEETEQLDIGIELGILQNRLTFEADYYRKQTNDILAVLPQPDFLGFDSDPTINSASVTNNGWDFSLAWQDEVSDFTYGVQAIASVVDNEVNELGQGLDVIFGGPTGEGGKLATRTVVGEPIAHFYGYRTIGVFQSEEQINNTPSLPGTVPGDLIFEDITGDGEINGDDRTNIGNSFPTLTLGLNLNFAYKGVDLSMLWNGSYGYQIYNAKKTQRFNTYNFETSYLDRWTGPGTSNTEPRVTNGGINYNVSDRFLEDGDFTRLRNLQIGYTFPQTLSERWGMEKLRVYVNGTNLLTITDYSGYTPEINPNSSNVFDVNIDRGVYPISRVYTVGLDVSF, encoded by the coding sequence ATGAGAGAAATCTACGGGCAACTACGGGCGACAGGTGCATCGCTCCTTCTATTGCTGCTTTTTACGACTATCGCAATCCCGCTTAGCGCACAGGACACCTCACTCATCAGGGGTAAGGTGACCGACGAGACCGGTGAAGCGCTGCCGGGTGTGAACGTATACGTGGCAGGCACCAACCGCGGTACTACCACAGACGTGGACGGTAACTACTCACTACAGGTATCCGCAGATGCCACCACCCTCGTCTATTCATTTGTTGGCTATACGCAGGAGACCGTCGATATCAACGGAAGGTCTACCATGAACGTACAGCTATACCCTTCTGTAGAGACCCTGCAGGAGATAGTCGTGGTCGGTTATGGTGAACAGCGAAAGCGCGATGTTACCGGGGCTATCAACTCCGTAGATGGCGAGCGAATAAGCCGAATACCCACATCCTCAGTGGCACAGGCCCTGCAGGGCCAGGTAGCCGGTGTCACCGTCACACCCACCTCCGGAGAGCCAGGCGCCTCAGCAGCCATCAGGATTCGCGGTGTCGGTACCCTTAATAATTCCAACCCTATATTTGTCGTGGATGGAATGATCGTAGACAATATCGACTTCCTCAACCCTAACGACATCAAGTCCATAGAAGTACTGAAAGATGCCTCCGCTACCGCCATTTACGGTACCCGGGGCGCCAACGGAGTAGTCATCGTGAGCACCAACCAGGGCGCATATGACCAGCCCACCAAGGTAAATTTCAGTGCCAGCTACGGCGTACAGCGTGTAATAGACGAGATAGACCTCGTAAATGCCAGTCAGTTTGCCGAACTCGCCAACGAACTTGCCGTAAACGAAGGCGGCACCCCCCTCTATCCCAACCCTTCATCTTTCGGAGAAGGCACCAACTGGCAGGACGAAGTATTCCGTAATGCCGCCATCCAGGACTACCAGGTAAACCTCTTCGGCGGATCCGAAAAGATCAACTACAATGTAGCCCTTAACTACTTCAGGCAGGAAGGCATCATCATTGGCAGTGACTTTGAGCGCTACACACTCAGGATAAATAACGAGTACAAGCTCGCCGACCCCGTTACACTGGGCCACAACCTTGCCTTTATATACAATAACAGCAACACCAGCCCCAACCTCGTCGTCAACGCCTACCGGGCCTATCCCATCTTCGAGCCATTTGACGAAGACGGATTTGCGCCCCTGGATCCCGTAGGCAACCCCATTGCCGCACAGTTCTACGACCGCAACGACAACTTTGCCCTGCGCTCAGTTGGTAACATCTACCTCGATGTAGACATTCTTAAAGACCTTACCTTCCGTACCAACTTTGGTGTAAACCTGGGCAGACGCGAACGTAAGAGCTACACCCCAGAGTTCTTTGTATCCCCCATACAGCAGGCACAGCAGGATCGCCTCACCGTATCCGGTACTAACGACCGCGACATCCTCTGGGAAAACACCCTGCGCTACAACAAAGAGTTCGGCGATCACAGCCTCTCCGCAGTAGTCGGCTATACCGTCCAGGACATTTACATCGAAGAGTTTAACGCCAGTATATCAGGGCTACCTGGTGAAGGCAAGAACTTCTGGTACCTATCCGCTGGCGATGCCACCACCTTTGCACTAGGTAGTGCCGGTGACAACGAGGCCGGGGAGAACCAACTCGAATCATACCTCGCCAGGGTAAACTACGCATACAAAGGGAAATACCTCCTTACCGCCAGCTTCCGCCGGGACGGCTCCAGCCGCTTTGGCGATGATAACCGCTACGGTAACTTCCCCGCCGTAGGGGTAGGCTGGAGAATCAGCGAAGAGCCCTTTATGGCCAATGTAGCCCTTATCAATGACCTCAAGCTAAGAGCCAGCTACGGTATCACCGGTAACGAACGTATTGGAAACTACCAGTTCGTACCCCTCGTACAAGGCAACCTCAATGCCGTATTCGGAGTAGATGAGACCGTAGTATTCGGCGCTACCCCCGTAGCCGCTGCCAACAGCAATCTGCGATGGGAAGAAACCGAGCAACTTGATATAGGAATTGAACTCGGTATACTACAGAATCGCCTCACCTTCGAAGCTGACTACTACCGCAAGCAAACGAACGACATCCTTGCCGTACTTCCACAGCCAGACTTCCTCGGTTTCGATTCAGATCCCACCATCAACTCCGCTTCAGTCACCAACAACGGCTGGGATTTCTCCCTTGCCTGGCAGGACGAAGTCAGTGACTTCACCTACGGCGTACAGGCCATCGCCTCCGTAGTAGATAATGAAGTCAACGAACTCGGCCAGGGGCTTGATGTCATCTTCGGCGGCCCTACAGGAGAAGGTGGTAAGCTCGCTACCCGCACCGTCGTAGGCGAACCCATTGCACACTTCTACGGCTACCGCACCATTGGCGTGTTCCAGTCAGAAGAACAGATCAATAACACCCCCAGCCTCCCCGGTACCGTACCCGGTGACCTCATCTTTGAGGACATAACCGGCGACGGCGAGATCAACGGAGACGACCGCACCAACATAGGCAACTCATTCCCTACCCTCACCTTAGGCCTTAACCTTAATTTTGCCTACAAAGGAGTAGACCTCAGCATGCTCTGGAACGGTAGCTACGGGTACCAGATATACAATGCCAAAAAGACCCAGCGGTTCAATACCTACAACTTTGAAACCTCCTACCTCGACAGGTGGACCGGTCCCGGCACCAGCAATACCGAGCCACGCGTCACCAACGGCGGTATCAACTACAACGTGTCCGACCGCTTCCTCGAAGACGGTGACTTTACCCGCCTGCGTAACCTGCAGATCGGTTACACCTTCCCACAGACACTCAGCGAGCGCTGGGGAATGGAGAAGCTCAGAGTATATGTGAACGGCACTAACCTGCTTACCATTACCGATTATTCCGGCTACACGCCCGAAATCAATCCCAACAGTTCCAACGTTTTTGATGTCAATATAGACAGAGGCGTCTACCCCATCTCACGCGTCTACACCGTAGGCCTTGATGTCTCATTCTAA
- a CDS encoding RagB/SusD family nutrient uptake outer membrane protein has protein sequence MKKWFLYIFLGTAATCTVSSCGEDFLEQDPLVQQTASNFFETEEQAIEATNAVYFMLRDWSVHVFSYIGLTDIHSDDAVKGSTPNDAAFLRELDDYTYDQFNIAFGGVWSGYYRGIRRANEVIDKVPRANINDDLGQRLVGEAKFLRAYFYFFLVRGFGGVPLLTGPTISAEGITRATEAQVLDQIEQDLIDAAAVLPEKSEYPSTELGRATRGAALGFLAKVYLWRDNYDDALTTAEQVINSGEYSLAPDFAMIFRVAGEHGSGSIFEVSATSSQVGHGQGGGGSQFNQVQGVRGNPNLGWGFNWPSPELEASFDPQDPRRDATILYVGEELPDGSAVIVDNPNLEGERYNQKAWVSEQINQGAAEGNIRLLRLADILLVAAEAANELNQTGKAQMYLNMVRQRARGGDMDILPDVTTSDQAQLRTAIWNERRWELAMEQQRWFDLKSQGRLEEAMRAVGKTNFDPTRHIYWPIPQQEVDLTGGDLSQNDGWN, from the coding sequence ATGAAGAAGTGGTTTTTATACATCTTTCTAGGCACAGCCGCCACCTGCACCGTGAGCTCCTGCGGAGAAGATTTCCTTGAGCAGGACCCATTGGTACAGCAAACAGCCAGCAACTTTTTTGAAACAGAAGAACAGGCCATAGAGGCCACCAATGCCGTGTACTTTATGCTACGCGACTGGTCCGTTCACGTATTCAGCTACATAGGGCTTACCGACATCCACTCCGATGATGCAGTAAAAGGAAGCACCCCCAACGATGCAGCCTTCCTCCGTGAGCTCGACGACTATACATACGACCAGTTCAATATCGCATTCGGAGGCGTATGGAGTGGCTACTACCGGGGCATACGCCGGGCCAATGAAGTCATAGACAAAGTACCCCGGGCCAATATCAATGATGACCTCGGACAGCGCCTCGTGGGCGAGGCTAAATTCCTGCGCGCCTACTTCTATTTCTTTCTCGTAAGAGGATTCGGAGGCGTGCCCCTCCTTACCGGGCCCACCATCAGCGCGGAGGGCATCACCAGGGCCACCGAGGCCCAGGTACTAGACCAGATAGAGCAGGACCTCATTGATGCAGCAGCCGTACTTCCTGAAAAAAGCGAGTACCCAAGCACCGAACTAGGCCGTGCCACCCGCGGCGCAGCCCTCGGTTTCCTTGCCAAAGTATATCTCTGGCGTGACAACTATGATGATGCCCTTACCACTGCCGAGCAAGTCATCAACTCCGGTGAGTATTCACTGGCTCCTGATTTTGCCATGATCTTCCGCGTTGCCGGCGAGCATGGATCAGGGTCCATATTCGAAGTATCGGCCACCAGCTCACAGGTCGGTCACGGACAAGGCGGAGGTGGCTCACAGTTCAACCAGGTACAGGGCGTACGCGGTAACCCCAACCTCGGATGGGGCTTTAACTGGCCCTCACCCGAACTCGAAGCCTCATTCGACCCCCAAGACCCACGCCGCGATGCCACTATTCTCTACGTAGGGGAAGAACTGCCCGACGGTTCAGCCGTCATCGTAGACAACCCCAACCTCGAAGGGGAGCGCTATAACCAGAAAGCATGGGTATCCGAGCAGATAAACCAGGGAGCAGCCGAAGGCAATATCCGACTCCTCCGCCTCGCCGACATACTCCTTGTAGCCGCCGAGGCAGCCAATGAGCTTAACCAGACAGGCAAAGCCCAAATGTACCTCAACATGGTTCGCCAGCGTGCCCGCGGGGGAGACATGGACATCCTGCCCGACGTCACTACCAGCGACCAGGCACAGCTACGCACCGCCATATGGAATGAACGCCGCTGGGAACTCGCCATGGAGCAGCAAAGATGGTTTGACCTCAAAAGTCAGGGACGTCTCGAAGAAGCCATGCGCGCAGTCGGTAAGACCAATTTCGACCCCACGCGCCACATTTACTGGCCCATTCCCCAGCAGGAAGTAGACCTTACCGGGGGCGACCTCAGCCAGAACGACGGCTGGAACTAA
- a CDS encoding SDR family NAD(P)-dependent oxidoreductase, producing the protein MKDWHKLGIALGGFLAGRAIAREILASKYSFHDKVVLVTGGSRGLGLVMARQLAEQGARIAICARDEEELEAAHHQLRAHGAWDVLTIQCDITRATDISNAVEKVSNYFHGLDVLINNAGQILVGPQENMSIKDYQELMKIHFYAPLRFMQAAIPLMEEQGEGRIINISSIGGKISFPHLLPYSTSKFALTALSEGMYTSLRKKNIIVTTACPGLMRTGSPRNSRVKGDYEKEYRWFKISDSLPVLSANAEKAAAKILKACRRGTPEIILTLPARLANFVYGISPSLMLRMFEYADSHMLPEGDGNSASSYGYETKYEKERTAWTRLTDEAARKNNEMEIARLHLPTNGNGNGNGEAH; encoded by the coding sequence ATGAAAGATTGGCACAAATTGGGTATTGCCCTAGGTGGCTTCCTTGCAGGAAGAGCCATTGCCCGCGAAATTCTTGCTTCAAAATACAGTTTTCACGATAAAGTAGTCCTCGTCACCGGAGGCTCCAGAGGCCTCGGCCTCGTTATGGCCAGGCAACTTGCCGAACAGGGCGCACGAATCGCCATCTGTGCACGTGATGAGGAAGAGCTCGAAGCGGCACACCACCAGCTACGTGCACACGGCGCCTGGGATGTACTCACTATACAGTGCGACATCACCCGCGCCACCGACATCAGCAATGCCGTTGAAAAAGTCTCCAACTACTTTCATGGCCTCGATGTGCTCATCAATAATGCCGGCCAGATACTCGTAGGCCCCCAGGAAAACATGTCTATTAAAGACTACCAGGAGCTCATGAAGATCCACTTCTACGCCCCCCTGCGCTTTATGCAGGCCGCCATACCCCTTATGGAAGAGCAGGGAGAAGGCCGTATCATCAACATATCCAGTATTGGCGGTAAGATAAGCTTCCCCCATCTCCTCCCCTACAGTACCAGTAAGTTTGCCCTTACCGCACTGAGCGAAGGCATGTACACCTCCCTCAGGAAAAAGAACATCATCGTCACCACCGCCTGCCCCGGCCTTATGCGCACCGGCAGCCCACGCAATAGCCGCGTAAAAGGCGATTATGAAAAAGAATACCGCTGGTTCAAAATCAGTGACTCCCTCCCAGTACTATCCGCTAATGCCGAAAAAGCAGCCGCTAAAATACTCAAGGCATGCCGCCGCGGTACACCCGAGATCATTCTTACCCTTCCCGCACGCCTGGCAAACTTTGTATATGGCATAAGCCCTTCACTCATGCTCCGTATGTTCGAGTATGCCGACAGCCACATGTTGCCAGAAGGCGACGGCAATAGTGCCTCATCCTACGGCTATGAGACCAAGTACGAAAAGGAAAGAACCGCCTGGACCCGCCTAACCGATGAGGCCGCCCGTAAAAACAACGAAATGGAAATCGCGCGCCTGCACCTGCCCACTAATGGCAATGGTAACGGCAACGGAGAAGCCCATTAA
- a CDS encoding glycoside hydrolase family 3 N-terminal domain-containing protein, giving the protein MRYILFFAGLFFICLPGCQSDAQPRKTGIAQGGNDFIDSLMAEMTLEEKIGQLTLYTSGWDVTGPTLNDDYKQELVSGRVGGLFNAHTVGYARDLQRMAVEETRLGIPLLFGYDVIHGYKTIFPIPLAQACSWDLDMMRESARLSAKEAASAGLNWTFNPMVDIARDPRWGRIAEGGGEDTYLVSRIAEAKVKGYQGDDLTDPFTLLACVKHFAAYGAAQAGRDYHTVDMSERVLRETYLPPYKAAIDAGVATVMSSFNEVDGVPASGSSYLMKDILREEWGFQGFVVTDYTSINEMVPHGVVKDEKEAAALAINAGIDMDMQGGVFNQYLAQLVEEGKVPLAEIDNSVRLILQAKIDLGLFEDPYRYMDENREKETVFSTELMDHALESAKKSMVLLKNEEVNGSPLLPLSQSTRKIALIGPLADNKIDLLGTWHASGDESKVKTLLASLREAAPNADIQYVKGAGFEGDDQSGFEEAISAANAADLVIMAIGENYRQSGEAASRSQLGLPGPQQALLEKVHATGKPLVTVVMAGRPLTITWMHDNVPAILYAWHLGTQSGPAIADVLFGNYNPAGKLTITFPRNVGQIPIYYSMKNTGRPFLEEQKYTSKYLDVPNQPLYPFGHGLSYTTFSYGDVSLSQNSLDMGGSLTASVQVTNSGDREGEEVVQLYIRDLVGSVTRPVKELKGFQKISLQPGQSQTVTFTIHTDDLAFYTRDMSHKAEPGDFKVFIGTSSADTKEADFTLTDNSQ; this is encoded by the coding sequence ATGCGATACATTTTATTTTTTGCAGGCCTCTTTTTCATCTGCCTGCCCGGATGCCAGTCCGATGCCCAGCCCCGCAAAACCGGCATCGCACAGGGCGGCAACGACTTTATAGACTCTCTGATGGCCGAAATGACCCTTGAGGAAAAGATAGGCCAGCTTACCCTATACACCAGCGGCTGGGACGTTACAGGTCCCACACTCAATGATGATTACAAACAGGAACTGGTGTCCGGCAGAGTAGGAGGATTATTCAATGCCCATACGGTAGGCTATGCCCGTGACCTGCAGCGCATGGCTGTGGAAGAAACACGGCTCGGCATACCCCTGCTGTTTGGCTATGACGTCATCCATGGCTACAAGACGATCTTCCCTATTCCGCTGGCCCAGGCCTGTTCATGGGACCTCGACATGATGCGCGAGTCCGCCCGCCTATCCGCCAAAGAAGCCGCTTCCGCCGGGCTCAACTGGACCTTTAATCCCATGGTAGACATTGCCAGAGATCCACGCTGGGGCCGTATTGCCGAAGGCGGAGGCGAAGACACCTACCTCGTAAGCCGCATTGCCGAGGCAAAAGTTAAAGGCTACCAGGGCGACGACCTCACAGACCCCTTCACACTCCTCGCCTGCGTCAAGCACTTTGCCGCCTACGGGGCCGCACAGGCAGGACGCGATTACCATACCGTAGACATGTCCGAGCGCGTACTCCGCGAGACCTACCTCCCCCCCTACAAAGCCGCCATCGATGCAGGCGTAGCCACCGTCATGTCATCCTTCAATGAAGTAGACGGCGTACCCGCCAGCGGCAGCAGCTACCTTATGAAAGACATCCTCAGAGAAGAGTGGGGATTCCAAGGCTTTGTCGTCACCGACTACACCTCCATTAACGAAATGGTACCACACGGCGTCGTTAAAGACGAAAAAGAAGCCGCGGCCCTCGCCATCAATGCCGGTATCGATATGGATATGCAGGGCGGCGTATTTAATCAATACCTCGCACAACTCGTAGAAGAGGGAAAAGTACCCCTGGCGGAAATAGACAATTCCGTTCGCCTTATCCTGCAGGCAAAAATAGACCTCGGCCTCTTTGAAGACCCCTACCGCTACATGGATGAGAACAGGGAAAAAGAAACTGTCTTCTCCACAGAGCTCATGGACCATGCCCTCGAGTCCGCTAAAAAATCAATGGTGCTGTTAAAAAACGAAGAAGTGAACGGCAGCCCCCTTCTGCCCCTTTCTCAAAGCACCCGGAAAATAGCCCTCATCGGTCCCCTTGCAGACAACAAGATAGACCTGCTCGGTACCTGGCACGCCTCCGGAGACGAGTCCAAAGTAAAGACCCTCCTCGCCAGCCTCAGAGAAGCCGCCCCCAATGCCGATATCCAATACGTCAAAGGTGCCGGATTTGAAGGAGACGACCAGAGCGGATTTGAAGAAGCCATCAGCGCAGCCAATGCCGCCGACCTCGTCATCATGGCCATTGGCGAAAACTACCGCCAGAGTGGAGAAGCCGCCAGCCGCTCCCAGCTCGGACTGCCCGGCCCCCAGCAGGCCCTCCTCGAAAAAGTACACGCCACCGGTAAACCCCTAGTAACCGTAGTCATGGCAGGCAGGCCCCTCACCATCACGTGGATGCACGATAACGTGCCCGCCATCCTGTACGCCTGGCACCTCGGCACCCAGTCAGGCCCCGCCATTGCCGATGTCCTCTTTGGCAACTACAACCCCGCCGGCAAGCTCACCATCACCTTTCCCCGTAACGTAGGCCAGATCCCCATCTACTACAGCATGAAGAACACCGGAAGGCCCTTTCTCGAAGAGCAAAAATACACCAGTAAATACCTCGACGTGCCCAATCAGCCCCTCTACCCCTTTGGCCATGGCCTCAGCTACACCACATTCAGCTACGGCGATGTCAGCCTTAGTCAGAACAGCCTCGATATGGGCGGCTCCCTTACCGCCTCCGTTCAGGTCACTAATAGTGGCGACAGAGAAGGCGAAGAAGTCGTACAGCTATACATACGCGACCTCGTAGGCAGCGTCACCCGCCCCGTAAAAGAGCTCAAAGGCTTTCAGAAAATAAGCCTCCAGCCCGGACAGTCACAGACTGTCACCTTTACCATACACACAGATGACCTCGCTTTTTACACCCGCGACATGAGCCACAAAGCCGAACCCGGGGACTTCAAAGTATTTATTGGTACCAGTTCCGCTGACACCAAAGAGGCAGATTTCACCCTCACAGATAACAGCCAGTAA